The following are encoded together in the Pleurocapsa sp. FMAR1 genome:
- a CDS encoding TatD family hydrolase, producing the protein MQLIDTHVHINFDVFQGNLDSLKQRWQEAGVVHLVHSCVKPNEFQGIQSLANRFPELSFAVGLHPLDVDEWQADTAGQIKNLAASDQRVVAIGETGLDFYKADNQSKQVLALQAQLRVAKELNKPVIIHCREAASKLKDVLTDFWATEGSVNGVMHCWGGNEIETRWFLDLGFYISYSGIVTFKNAKQVQAAAKIVPSDRLLVETDCPFLAPVPCRGKTNEPSYVLHVAQQVANLRQASIETIAKQTTANACRLFNLKLENKP; encoded by the coding sequence ATGCAGTTAATAGATACCCATGTACACATCAATTTCGATGTTTTTCAAGGGAATTTAGACTCGTTGAAGCAACGTTGGCAAGAAGCAGGTGTAGTTCATTTAGTACACTCTTGTGTGAAACCAAACGAATTTCAGGGAATACAGTCCTTAGCGAATCGTTTTCCTGAATTGTCATTTGCAGTTGGCCTCCATCCTTTGGATGTAGATGAATGGCAAGCTGACACTGCTGGGCAAATTAAGAATTTGGCAGCGTCAGACCAGCGAGTGGTAGCTATTGGGGAAACGGGGTTAGACTTTTATAAAGCTGATAACCAGTCAAAGCAAGTTTTGGCCTTACAAGCGCAACTAAGAGTAGCTAAAGAATTAAATAAACCCGTAATTATTCACTGTCGGGAGGCAGCGTCAAAGCTAAAAGATGTATTAACCGACTTTTGGGCAACAGAAGGTTCGGTAAATGGCGTAATGCACTGTTGGGGAGGAAACGAAATAGAAACAAGGTGGTTTTTAGATCTAGGTTTTTATATCAGCTATAGCGGTATTGTCACTTTTAAAAACGCCAAGCAGGTTCAGGCAGCAGCCAAAATAGTCCCTAGCGATCGCTTATTGGTCGAAACAGACTGTCCTTTTCTAGCACCCGTACCCTGCCGAGGTAAAACCAACGAACCCTCTTATGTGCTGCACGTAGCTCAACAGGTGGCAAACCTGCGTCAGGCTTCAATTGAAACCATAGCCAAACAAACAACTGCCAATGCTTGTCGCTTATTTAATTTAAAGCTAGAAAACAAACCATAA
- the rpsT gene encoding 30S ribosomal protein S20, translating into MANSKSAIKRIRTSERNRLRNKTYKSALRTLTKKYFGAVETYTAEPTPENMEVVNQAMSAAYSKIDKAVKRNVLHRNNGARKKARIARVLKKATVA; encoded by the coding sequence GTGGCTAATTCTAAATCGGCAATCAAACGTATCAGAACATCAGAGCGCAATCGCCTGCGTAATAAAACGTACAAGTCGGCGTTAAGAACTCTAACCAAAAAGTATTTTGGTGCGGTAGAAACCTACACAGCCGAACCAACTCCAGAAAATATGGAGGTCGTCAATCAAGCAATGTCCGCAGCCTACAGCAAAATCGACAAAGCCGTTAAGCGTAACGTGTTGCATCGAAATAATGGAGCTAGAAAAAAGGCTCGCATTGCTAGAGTTTTGAAAAAGGCAACGGTAGCTTAA
- a CDS encoding DNA-directed RNA polymerase subunit gamma, with product MRNQIEQRFDYVKIGIASPERIRQWGERTLPNGQLVGEVTKPETINYRTLKPEMDGLFCERIFGPAKDWECHCGKYKRVRHRGIVCERCGVEVTESRVRRHRMGYIKLAAPVTHVWYLKGIPSYLSILLDMPLRDVEQVVYFNAYVVLDPGNAGNLSAKQLLTEDQWIEIEDQLYSEDSELVGVEVGIGAEAVQRLLEEVALEEEAEKLREQIAEAKGQKRAKLIKRLRVIDNFVATGSRPEWMVLNAIPVIPPDLRPMVQLDGGRFATSDLNDLYRRVINRNNRLARLQEILAPEIIVRNEKRMLQEAVDALIDNGRRGRTVVGANNRPLKSLSDIIEGKQGRFRQNLLGKRVDYSGRSVIVVGPKLKIYQCGLPREMAIELFQPFVIHRLINSGMVNNIKAAKKLIQRNDSSVYEVLKEVITGHPVMLNRAPTLHRLGIQAFEPILVEGRAIQLHPLVCPAFNADFDGDQMAVHVPLSLEAQAEARLLMLACHNILSPATGRPIVAPSQDMVLGCYYLTAENPNALKGKGRRFGNLEDAVKAYEQGQVDIHARVWLRYDGEVETEEPDTEIIETEDLADGSKIEYYRQRFVRKSAQGEEIAQYIDTTIGRIIYNQTVQEALTAMV from the coding sequence ATGAGAAACCAGATAGAACAAAGATTCGATTACGTTAAAATTGGTATTGCCTCTCCTGAGAGAATTCGCCAGTGGGGAGAAAGAACTCTACCTAACGGTCAATTAGTTGGGGAAGTGACTAAGCCCGAAACGATTAATTATCGTACCCTAAAGCCAGAGATGGATGGGTTATTTTGCGAACGCATTTTTGGACCCGCCAAAGATTGGGAATGTCACTGTGGTAAGTATAAGCGAGTGCGCCATCGTGGAATTGTCTGCGAACGCTGCGGAGTTGAGGTAACTGAATCACGAGTACGCCGTCATCGCATGGGCTATATTAAGCTGGCTGCGCCTGTTACTCACGTTTGGTATCTCAAGGGTATTCCTAGCTACTTGAGTATTTTGCTGGATATGCCTTTACGAGATGTAGAGCAGGTGGTTTACTTTAATGCTTATGTAGTCCTCGATCCTGGTAATGCGGGTAACTTATCTGCCAAGCAACTTTTAACCGAAGATCAGTGGATTGAAATTGAGGATCAGCTTTATAGTGAGGACTCGGAATTAGTTGGGGTCGAGGTTGGTATCGGTGCAGAAGCAGTACAAAGACTTTTAGAAGAAGTTGCTTTAGAAGAAGAAGCAGAAAAGCTAAGAGAACAAATCGCCGAAGCCAAAGGACAAAAAAGAGCCAAGCTAATTAAGCGTCTACGGGTAATTGATAACTTCGTGGCTACTGGTTCTCGTCCAGAATGGATGGTATTAAATGCTATTCCCGTAATTCCTCCAGATTTGCGTCCGATGGTGCAGTTAGATGGTGGTCGCTTTGCCACTTCTGACCTGAATGATCTTTATCGTCGAGTAATAAACCGTAATAACCGTTTAGCCAGACTGCAAGAAATTCTCGCTCCAGAAATTATTGTCCGTAATGAGAAACGGATGCTGCAAGAGGCAGTAGATGCCTTAATTGATAACGGTCGTCGTGGTCGTACTGTAGTTGGGGCAAATAACCGCCCTCTTAAATCTCTATCGGACATTATTGAAGGAAAACAAGGGCGTTTTCGTCAGAACTTGTTAGGTAAGCGGGTTGACTATTCAGGACGTTCGGTAATTGTGGTTGGACCGAAACTAAAGATTTATCAGTGTGGTTTGCCAAGAGAAATGGCGATCGAATTATTCCAACCTTTTGTAATCCACCGTCTGATTAATAGTGGCATGGTGAACAACATCAAAGCTGCTAAAAAACTAATTCAGCGTAACGATTCTAGCGTTTATGAAGTATTGAAAGAGGTGATTACTGGGCATCCAGTGATGTTAAACCGCGCACCAACGCTTCACCGCTTGGGAATTCAGGCATTTGAGCCAATTTTAGTAGAGGGTAGAGCCATTCAACTCCATCCTCTTGTATGTCCTGCCTTTAACGCTGACTTTGACGGTGACCAAATGGCGGTTCACGTACCTTTGTCTTTAGAGGCACAGGCAGAAGCTCGATTACTAATGTTGGCTTGTCATAATATTCTGTCTCCCGCTACAGGAAGACCAATTGTGGCACCATCTCAGGACATGGTTTTGGGCTGCTACTATCTAACGGCGGAAAATCCTAATGCTTTAAAAGGTAAAGGTCGTCGTTTTGGCAACTTAGAGGATGCTGTCAAAGCCTATGAACAAGGACAGGTAGATATTCATGCCCGTGTTTGGCTCAGGTATGACGGAGAAGTAGAAACAGAAGAACCAGATACTGAAATTATAGAAACAGAAGATTTAGCTGATGGCAGCAAGATTGAATATTATCGTCAAAGATTTGTCAGGAAGTCGGCTCAAGGAGAAGAAATTGCTCAGTATATAGACACTACTATCGGTCGAATTATTTATAACCAGACGGTACAAGAGGCTTTGACTGCTATGGTATAG
- the rpoB gene encoding DNA-directed RNA polymerase subunit beta: MNNLTYNLLPDLIEIQRSSFRWFLEEGLIEELNSFSPITDYTGKFELHFMGENYRLKEPKYSMEEAKRRDSTYNVQVYVPTRLIDKESGEIKEMEVFIGDLPLMTDRGTFIINGAERVIVNQIVRSPGVYYKAETDKNGRRTYSASLIPNRGAWLKFETDKNGLVWVRIDKTRKLSAQVLLKAIGLSDNEILDGIRHPDFYQKTLDKEGNPTEEEALLELYRKLRPGEPPTVSGGQQLLESRFFDSKRYDLGRVGRYKINKKLRLTVPDTTRVLTTTDILAAVAYLINLEFDGGSTDDIDHLGNRRVRSVGELLQNQVRVGLNRLERIIRERMTVSEANTLTPAALVNPKPLVAAIKEFFGSSQLSQFMDQTNPLAELTHKRRLSALGPGGLTRERAGFAVRDIHPTQYGRICPVETPEGPNAGLIGSLATYARVNPYGFIATPYYRVENGRVLRENEPVYLTADEEDDMRVAPGDIATDDDGYILGETIAIRYRQEFSTCDSEEVDYVAISPVQIVSVATSLIPFLEHDDANRALMGSNMQRQAVPLLRPERPLVGTGLEAQAARDSGMVVVSRTHGIVTYVDAEVVRVRVEEGNNGLYAPQPGQEITYKLQKYQRSNQDTCLNQRPLVYAGEDVVPGQVLADGSSTEGGELALGQNVLIAYMPWEGYNYEDAILISERLVYDDVYTSIHVEKFEIEARQTKLGPEEITREIPNVGEDALRNLDERGIIHVGAWVEAGEILVGKVTPKGESDQPPEEKLLRAIFGEKARDVRDNSLRVPNGEKGRVVDVRVFTREQGDELPPGANMVVRIYVAQKRKIQVGDKMAGRHGNKGIISRILPIEDMPYLPDGTPIDIALNPLGVPSRMNVGQVFECLLGWAGENLAMRFKMMPFDEMYGKEASRETVHGKIQDAAKKPGKSWVYDEQNPGKIQVFDGRTGEAFDRPVTIGQAYMLKLVHLVDDKIHARSTGPYSLVTQQPLGGKAQQGGQRFGEMEVWALEAYGAAYTLQELLTVKSDDMQGRNEALNSIVKGKPIPRPGTPESFKVLMRELQSLGLDIAVHKLEALDDGSSRDVEVDLMADTPRRTPNRPTYESLQRDESIEEV; this comes from the coding sequence ATGAACAATCTGACTTATAATTTGCTACCAGACTTAATTGAAATTCAACGCTCTAGTTTTCGTTGGTTTCTAGAAGAAGGATTAATTGAAGAACTAAATAGTTTTTCTCCTATCACCGACTATACGGGTAAATTTGAGCTACATTTCATGGGTGAAAACTATCGGCTCAAAGAACCAAAATATTCGATGGAGGAAGCAAAACGCCGTGATAGTACCTACAACGTGCAGGTGTATGTTCCTACTCGCCTGATCGATAAAGAAAGCGGTGAAATCAAAGAAATGGAGGTATTTATCGGTGATTTACCTCTAATGACCGATCGCGGCACGTTTATTATTAACGGTGCAGAGAGGGTAATCGTCAACCAGATAGTGCGATCGCCTGGAGTATACTATAAAGCAGAGACTGATAAAAACGGTCGTCGCACCTATTCTGCTTCTTTGATTCCTAACCGTGGAGCTTGGTTAAAATTTGAAACCGATAAAAATGGTTTAGTTTGGGTCAGAATTGACAAGACTCGTAAACTTTCGGCTCAGGTATTGTTAAAGGCGATCGGCTTAAGTGATAATGAGATTCTCGATGGCATTCGTCATCCAGACTTTTATCAGAAGACTTTAGATAAAGAAGGCAATCCTACAGAAGAAGAGGCATTGCTAGAGCTTTATCGTAAATTGCGTCCTGGTGAGCCTCCTACCGTCAGTGGTGGACAGCAGCTACTAGAATCCCGTTTCTTTGATTCCAAACGCTATGACTTAGGGCGGGTTGGTCGCTATAAAATCAACAAAAAGCTCCGCCTGACTGTTCCTGATACTACTAGAGTTTTAACCACTACCGATATTTTGGCAGCAGTAGCCTATCTAATTAACTTAGAATTTGACGGTGGCAGCACTGATGATATTGACCACCTGGGAAACCGTCGGGTGCGTTCGGTAGGCGAACTGTTGCAGAATCAGGTCAGGGTCGGTTTAAACCGTTTAGAAAGAATAATTCGCGAACGGATGACGGTAAGTGAAGCAAATACCCTTACCCCCGCAGCTTTAGTTAACCCTAAACCATTAGTAGCAGCGATTAAAGAATTCTTTGGTTCTTCTCAGCTATCTCAGTTTATGGATCAAACCAATCCTTTGGCAGAGTTAACTCACAAGCGTCGTTTATCAGCTTTAGGACCAGGGGGTTTAACTAGAGAGAGAGCAGGTTTTGCAGTACGAGATATTCACCCTACTCAGTATGGTCGTATTTGCCCTGTCGAGACTCCTGAAGGACCAAATGCTGGTTTGATTGGTTCTTTGGCTACTTATGCTCGCGTTAATCCCTATGGTTTTATTGCCACTCCCTATTATCGAGTCGAAAACGGTCGTGTATTGCGGGAAAATGAGCCTGTATATCTGACCGCCGATGAAGAAGACGATATGAGAGTTGCACCTGGGGACATAGCCACCGATGACGATGGTTATATCTTGGGCGAGACAATTGCCATTCGTTATCGTCAAGAATTTTCAACTTGCGACTCTGAAGAAGTAGATTATGTCGCTATTTCTCCTGTACAGATAGTTTCTGTAGCCACTAGCTTGATTCCTTTTTTAGAACATGATGATGCTAACCGCGCCTTAATGGGTTCTAATATGCAGCGTCAGGCTGTGCCTTTGTTACGTCCAGAACGACCTCTTGTAGGAACTGGATTAGAAGCTCAAGCTGCTCGTGACTCAGGAATGGTAGTTGTATCTCGCACCCATGGGATTGTTACCTATGTCGATGCTGAAGTAGTTAGAGTTAGGGTAGAAGAAGGTAACAATGGACTTTATGCCCCACAACCAGGACAAGAAATTACTTACAAACTACAAAAATATCAGCGTTCTAACCAAGATACCTGTTTAAATCAGCGACCCTTAGTTTATGCAGGGGAAGACGTTGTGCCAGGGCAGGTGTTAGCAGATGGTTCTTCTACCGAAGGTGGAGAATTAGCTCTAGGACAAAATGTTCTGATCGCTTATATGCCCTGGGAAGGATATAACTATGAAGATGCGATTTTAATTAGCGAACGACTAGTTTATGACGATGTTTACACTAGTATTCACGTCGAAAAATTTGAAATTGAAGCTAGGCAAACCAAATTAGGACCAGAAGAAATCACTAGAGAGATTCCTAATGTTGGTGAAGATGCCCTACGCAACCTTGATGAGCGTGGCATTATTCACGTTGGTGCCTGGGTAGAAGCAGGAGAAATATTGGTAGGCAAGGTAACTCCCAAAGGAGAATCCGATCAACCCCCTGAAGAAAAACTACTTAGAGCAATTTTTGGAGAAAAAGCCAGAGACGTGCGGGATAATTCTCTAAGAGTTCCTAACGGTGAAAAAGGCAGAGTTGTAGACGTGCGCGTCTTTACTAGAGAACAAGGTGATGAACTACCTCCTGGTGCCAACATGGTTGTCAGAATCTACGTAGCGCAAAAACGCAAGATTCAGGTAGGAGATAAAATGGCTGGTCGTCATGGTAATAAGGGAATTATTTCCCGCATTTTACCTATTGAAGATATGCCCTATTTACCTGATGGTACTCCCATTGATATTGCTCTTAATCCTTTGGGTGTTCCCTCACGGATGAATGTCGGACAGGTATTTGAGTGTCTCTTGGGTTGGGCTGGTGAAAACCTAGCTATGCGCTTTAAAATGATGCCTTTTGATGAAATGTATGGCAAAGAAGCATCAAGAGAAACAGTACATGGCAAAATCCAGGATGCTGCCAAGAAACCAGGTAAATCTTGGGTCTATGACGAGCAAAATCCTGGCAAAATTCAGGTATTTGATGGACGCACGGGCGAAGCATTTGATCGACCTGTAACGATAGGTCAAGCATATATGCTCAAGTTAGTTCACCTTGTAGATGATAAGATTCATGCTCGTTCAACTGGTCCTTATTCTCTAGTTACTCAACAGCCTCTTGGCGGTAAAGCGCAACAAGGTGGACAAAGATTTGGAGAAATGGAGGTATGGGCGTTAGAAGCTTATGGTGCAGCCTATACTCTGCAAGAACTGTTAACGGTTAAATCCGATGATATGCAGGGACGAAACGAAGCCCTAAATTCGATTGTCAAAGGAAAACCAATTCCTCGTCCTGGTACACCAGAATCCTTCAAAGTGTTGATGCGAGAACTACAGTCCTTGGGCTTAGATATTGCGGTACATAAACTTGAAGCTTTAGACGATGGTAGCAGCCGTGATGTGGAAGTAGATTTAATGGCAGATACTCCTCGTCGCACTCCTAACCGACCTACTTACGAATCTCTGCAACGAGATGAAAGCATTGAAGAAGTCTAG
- the clpB gene encoding ATP-dependent chaperone ClpB, whose protein sequence is MQPTDQSKFTEQAWDAIVKSQEVAKLFQNQNLEVEHLILAALEQQGLATTILDKANIDSLRLKQQLEMFTKRQPRIGSSQLYLGASLDRMLDRAEACRVSWGDDFISIEHILMGFAEDARIGKKSLRSFDLDAQDLEQIIKSVRGSQKVTKQNQEEQYQALEKYGRDLTEAAKAGKLDPVIGRDEEIRRVIQVLSRRSKNNPVLIGEPGVGKTAIAEGLAQRIVNGDVPESLKNRQLISLDMGSLIAGAKYRGEFEERLRAVLKEVTESGGQIVLFIDEVHTVVGAGAREGSGSMDAGNLLKPMLARGELRCIGATTLDEYRKHIEKDPALERRFQQVYVKQPSVEDTISILRGLKERYEVHHGVTITDSALVAAATLSQRYITERFLPDKAIDLIDEAAAKLKMEITSKPSELEDIDRRIMQLEMEKVSLTGESQRPGMAIVDKAAKERLSKIKAEIETLKGKQTGLSAQWQSEKSLLDEINALKEEEEKTRLQLDQAERAFDHEKAALLKYDKLETLQRDLEAKETKLIDIQSAGTTLLREQVTESDIAEIVANWTGVPINRLLETERQKLLQLEGHLHQRVIGQQEPVAAVSAAIRRARAGMKDPGRPIGSFLFMGPTGVGKTELARALAAFLFDSEEAMVRIDMSEYMEKHAVSRLVGAPPGYIGFEEGGQLTEAVRRRPYCVVLLDEVEKAHKDVFNILLQVLDDGRITDSQGRVVDFRNAIIVMTSNIGSEHILNVKGEDVDYEEIYKQVNQALRGHFRPEFLNRIDDLIIFHGLKKEELKQIVSIQIEGIQRLLSEQKITIELSTAAQDRIVDIGYDPAYGARPLKRAIQRELQNPIATMILDNTYTAGDKIVVDCVAQKLIFDKETTPQPIEPEKNEQKANNKKKQLPPKSDEKPEVVSSEK, encoded by the coding sequence AGACCGTGCCGAGGCTTGTCGCGTCAGTTGGGGAGATGATTTTATTTCCATTGAGCATATTCTGATGGGGTTTGCTGAAGATGCTCGCATTGGCAAGAAGTCTTTGCGCAGCTTTGATCTCGATGCTCAAGACTTAGAACAGATAATTAAATCAGTTAGAGGTTCGCAAAAAGTAACCAAACAAAACCAAGAAGAACAGTATCAGGCGTTAGAAAAGTATGGGCGCGATCTAACTGAAGCAGCAAAAGCAGGTAAACTTGACCCCGTGATCGGTCGAGATGAAGAAATACGTCGGGTAATTCAGGTGCTTTCTCGCAGATCTAAAAATAACCCTGTATTGATTGGTGAGCCTGGAGTTGGCAAAACTGCGATCGCCGAAGGATTGGCGCAACGAATTGTTAACGGTGATGTTCCCGAATCTCTTAAAAACCGTCAATTGATTTCTCTAGATATGGGCAGCCTGATTGCAGGGGCGAAATATCGCGGGGAGTTTGAAGAACGTTTGCGAGCGGTATTAAAGGAAGTCACTGAATCGGGCGGACAAATAGTTTTATTTATCGATGAGGTGCATACCGTTGTGGGTGCGGGGGCAAGAGAAGGTTCTGGCTCAATGGATGCGGGAAACTTGCTCAAACCTATGTTGGCGCGGGGTGAATTGCGCTGTATTGGGGCAACTACCCTAGATGAATATCGCAAGCATATTGAAAAAGACCCAGCCTTGGAAAGACGCTTTCAGCAGGTATACGTCAAACAGCCTTCCGTTGAGGATACGATCTCAATTCTGCGGGGACTGAAAGAAAGATATGAGGTGCATCATGGTGTAACTATTACGGATTCTGCCCTAGTTGCAGCAGCTACTTTGTCTCAACGTTACATTACCGAACGCTTTCTACCCGATAAGGCGATCGATCTGATTGATGAAGCAGCAGCAAAATTGAAAATGGAGATCACTTCTAAGCCCAGTGAGCTAGAAGATATCGATCGCCGTATCATGCAGCTAGAAATGGAAAAAGTCTCTTTAACAGGGGAAAGTCAACGTCCAGGGATGGCGATCGTCGATAAAGCAGCAAAGGAAAGACTAAGCAAAATTAAAGCAGAAATTGAAACCTTAAAAGGTAAGCAAACTGGACTATCTGCTCAATGGCAATCAGAAAAAAGCTTGTTAGATGAAATTAATGCTCTTAAAGAAGAGGAGGAAAAAACGCGCCTCCAGTTAGATCAAGCAGAAAGAGCTTTCGACCATGAAAAAGCTGCACTTTTGAAATATGACAAGCTAGAAACTTTGCAAAGAGATTTAGAAGCTAAGGAAACTAAGCTAATTGACATCCAATCAGCAGGGACTACTCTGCTTCGAGAACAGGTAACAGAATCAGATATTGCCGAGATTGTCGCTAATTGGACTGGTGTACCGATTAACCGACTGCTCGAAACTGAAAGACAGAAACTGCTTCAGCTAGAAGGACACCTCCATCAGCGAGTTATCGGACAACAAGAACCTGTAGCAGCAGTATCGGCTGCTATTCGTCGCGCTAGGGCAGGAATGAAAGACCCTGGCAGACCTATAGGTTCATTCCTCTTTATGGGTCCTACAGGTGTGGGTAAAACCGAATTAGCCAGAGCCTTAGCTGCATTCCTCTTTGATAGTGAAGAGGCGATGGTGCGAATTGATATGTCTGAATATATGGAAAAACACGCCGTATCTCGTCTAGTGGGTGCGCCTCCTGGATACATTGGCTTTGAAGAAGGAGGACAGCTAACCGAAGCTGTGCGCCGTCGTCCTTACTGCGTTGTGCTACTAGATGAAGTAGAAAAGGCACACAAGGATGTGTTCAACATTTTGCTTCAGGTGCTTGATGATGGCAGAATTACCGACTCTCAAGGACGAGTAGTAGACTTCCGCAACGCCATTATCGTTATGACTAGCAATATCGGTAGTGAACACATTCTCAATGTTAAAGGAGAAGATGTGGATTATGAAGAAATTTATAAGCAGGTAAATCAAGCTTTGCGGGGTCATTTTCGACCAGAGTTTCTCAACCGCATCGATGATTTAATTATCTTCCATGGCTTGAAAAAAGAAGAACTCAAACAGATTGTCTCGATTCAAATTGAAGGTATTCAACGCCTATTGAGTGAACAAAAAATCACTATTGAGCTTTCGACCGCAGCCCAAGATCGCATTGTCGATATTGGCTACGATCCTGCTTATGGTGCGCGTCCCTTGAAACGAGCAATTCAACGGGAATTACAAAATCCAATTGCGACGATGATTTTGGATAACACTTATACCGCAGGAGACAAAATTGTAGTAGATTGTGTAGCCCAAAAGCTAATCTTTGATAAAGAAACTACTCCTCAACCCATTGAACCTGAGAAAAATGAGCAGAAAGCTAATAATAAAAAAAAGCAATTACCGCCAAAATCAGATGAAAAACCTGAAGTTGTCTCATCAGAAAAGTAA
- the hisD gene encoding histidinol dehydrogenase, with protein sequence MLRIIDRQSEAQAELKRIGDRNNGDDIQPKEAVVREVITNVKKNGDRALLEYTEKFDHQVYTANQLRVSGSELDAAYQQISKDLLRAIQLASQKIEAFHRQRVPKSWVQFEEDNVVLGKRYTPIDRAGLYVPGGRASYPSTVLMNAIPAKVAQVPQIVMVTPPGQDGKINPAVLVAAQEAGVEEIYRIGGAQAIAALAYGTKTIPQVDIITGPGNIYVTLAKKMVYGTVGIDSLAGPSEVLVIADSLANPIYVAADMLAQAEHDPMAAAILITTDPVLAKQVQQEVTKQLANHPRKILTEKAIAHYGLIVIVNSLAEAAELSNLFAPEHLELEIAEPWDLIDKIRHAGAIFLGNSTPEATGDYLAGPNHTLPTSGAARYASALGVETFMKHSSLIQYSPTALKKMSSTIQILAQAEGLTSHADSVKFRTE encoded by the coding sequence ATGCTGCGAATAATTGATCGGCAAAGTGAGGCACAAGCGGAATTAAAGCGTATTGGCGATCGCAACAATGGTGATGATATTCAGCCAAAGGAAGCTGTGGTTAGAGAAGTTATCACCAATGTCAAAAAAAATGGCGATCGCGCTTTACTTGAGTATACGGAAAAATTTGACCATCAAGTATACACCGCCAACCAATTGCGAGTCAGTGGTTCAGAATTAGATGCTGCTTATCAGCAAATATCTAAAGATCTGCTGCGGGCTATTCAATTAGCCAGCCAGAAAATAGAAGCATTTCATCGTCAGCGAGTTCCCAAATCCTGGGTACAGTTTGAAGAAGATAACGTAGTTTTGGGCAAACGCTATACACCCATAGATAGAGCAGGGCTGTATGTTCCTGGAGGTAGAGCATCCTATCCTAGCACAGTCTTGATGAATGCTATTCCTGCTAAAGTGGCACAAGTTCCTCAGATCGTTATGGTTACTCCTCCTGGTCAAGATGGCAAAATTAACCCTGCGGTGCTGGTGGCTGCACAAGAAGCAGGAGTAGAAGAAATCTATCGTATTGGGGGGGCGCAAGCTATAGCTGCATTGGCTTATGGTACAAAAACTATTCCCCAGGTTGATATAATAACAGGACCAGGAAATATCTACGTTACCTTAGCTAAAAAAATGGTTTACGGTACTGTGGGCATTGACTCGCTAGCCGGACCATCTGAAGTATTAGTTATTGCCGACTCTCTGGCAAACCCCATTTACGTTGCTGCCGATATGTTGGCTCAGGCAGAACACGATCCGATGGCTGCTGCCATATTAATAACTACCGATCCTGTCCTGGCAAAGCAAGTGCAGCAGGAAGTCACCAAGCAGCTAGCCAATCATCCCCGTAAGATCTTAACCGAAAAGGCGATCGCTCATTATGGTCTAATAGTTATTGTCAATTCCTTAGCCGAAGCAGCAGAGCTTTCAAACTTGTTTGCTCCCGAACATTTAGAGCTAGAAATAGCAGAGCCTTGGGACTTAATTGATAAAATCCGCCATGCAGGGGCGATTTTTCTCGGCAACTCTACTCCAGAAGCTACTGGAGACTATTTAGCAGGGCCTAATCATACCCTGCCAACGTCGGGGGCTGCCCGTTATGCTTCAGCCTTGGGAGTAGAAACCTTTATGAAGCATTCGAGCCTAATTCAATATTCACCTACGGCTCTTAAAAAAATGTCTAGCACTATTCAAATTTTAGCTCAGGCAGAAGGTTTGACTTCTCATGCTGACTCAGTAAAGTTCAGGACGGAATAG